ATACAAGAAGCGCCTAAACAAGCTCTAACGATCCCAAGTGAAGCTGTTATCTGGAGTAGTCACAAGCAACATGTGATTTTAGCGCTCGGTGAAGGCAAATTCCAAGCGCGTCAAGTGACCACAGGGATTCAATCAGAAGGGCGCATAGAGATCCTCTCAGGGCTCAATAAAGGAGAGCATGTGGTTACGTCTTCGCAGTTCCTCTTGGATTCTGAGATTAATCTTAAAGCAGGGTTTGAGCGCTTAGAAGAGCCTTCTGCTTCACATTCAAAGCACTCAGGGCATTCCTCATGATATCAAAGATTATAGACTGGTCACTTAAATTTAGGCACCTCATTCTACTAGGTGCAAGCATTATTCTCTTGTGGGGGGCCTATGTGTTTAAAAAAACCCCTGTTGATGCAATTCCTGATCTCTCAGATATTCAAGTAATTATTAAAACAGATTACCCTGGGCGCGCGCCTAAAGTGGTTGAGGAGCAGGTTACTTACCCCTTAACAACGTCCATGATGGCTGTTCCAGGGGCTAAAGAGGTGCGAGGCTATTCTTCTTTTGGCAGTTCCTTTGTGTATATCTTATTCGAAGCAGGAACAGATCTTTATTGGGCGCGTTCTCGTGTTCTTGAATACTTAAATCAAGCAACCAGCAAGCTTCCCTCAAATGTACGCCCTGAGCTTGGCCCTGATGCAACAGGGGTGGGATGGATTTATGAATATGCATTAATTGATCGCACTGGCAACAGAGATTTAGCGCAACTCAGGAGCCTTCAAGATTGGTTCTTAAAGTATGAGCTGCGGACTGTCCCTGGGGTTGCGGAAGTGGCCACTTTAGGGGGAATGGTGAAGCAGTACCAAATTATCCTCGATCCTTACATCTTAAGGGCTCTTCATCTCTCTGTTGGTGAGGTTATTGAAAGAGTAAAAAAGGCTAATAGCTCAGGGGGTGGTTCAATCTTAGAACTTGCTGAAGCAGAATATATGCTTCAAGCTGAGGGGTATTTAAAATCACTTCAAGATATTGAGCAGATTCCTATAGGCGTTAATAAGAATGGAACACCTATCCTCTTAAAGGAGGTTGCTAAAATACAGCTAGGCCCTCAACTTCGACGTGGCTTAGCAGAACTTAATGGCCAAGGTGAGGTTGTTGGGGGAATTATTGTCATGCGCTCAGGGAAGAATGCGCTTGAAACCATTGAAGGCGTTAAACATAAACTTGAGAGTCTCAAAAAAAGTCTACCAAATGGGGTTGAGATTGTCCCAACCTATGATCGCTCTAAGGTCATTAAGAATGCGATCAAGAATCTTTTTGTGAAATTAATAGAAGAGAGCATGGTTGTCGCGCTTGTCTGCTTAATATTCCTCTTTCATTTACGCTCCGCCTTTGCTGTTATTCTCACTTTGCCCTTGGGCATTTTATCAGCTTTTCTTGTGATGTATTATCAAGGGATTAACGCAAATATTATGTCTTTGGGGGGCATAGCTATTGCCATTGGAGCCATGGTGGATGTTGCTATTGTTATGGTTGAGAATGTTCATAAACATATGGAGTCTTGGCAGCAGCAACACCCTGGAAAAGAAGTATCACTCCCTCAGCATATTACTCTGGTTAAAGAAGCAGCTGTTGAGGTAGGTTCGCCCTTATTTTTTAGCCTTCTTATTATCACCATTAGCTTTCTGCCCGTGTTTACCTTACAAGGGCAAGAAGGGCTTCTCTTCTCGCCACTTGCTTTAACAAAGACCTATGCTATGGCAGCTGCCGCAGGCTTATCGATTACTTTGGTGCCTGCTCTGATTGTTTACCTTATTCGTGGTAAGCTTCCTTCTGAAGACAAGAATCCTCTCAATCGTGTGTTGATGCGTCTTTATCTTCGCGCCATAAAGCCTGTCTTGCGATTCCCTAAGACAACACTTCTCACCTCTTGTATCCTCTTAGGGCTTACGGCTTATCCCATTGCACGCCTGGGCACAGAGTTCATGCCGCCTTTACAAGAGGGAGATTTACTTTATATGCCTAGTGCTTTTCCAAGTCTATCTGTTGGAAAAGCAACTCAAATCCTTCAACAAACTGACAAGCTTATTGCTCAAATTCCTGAAGTTGAGACCGTCTTTGGAAAGATGGGGCGCGCTGAGACGGCAACCGATCCTGCCCCCTTAGAAATGGTAGAGACTACGATCCAACTTAAAGATCCTTCTCAATGGCGAAAAGGAATGACAATGGATAAAATTATTGCTGAGCTTGATCAAGCCGTTAAGATCCCAGGACTTGTTAACCTTTGGGTGCAGCCTATCCGAAATCGCATTGATATGCTCTCCACAGGTATCAAAGGCTCTTTAGGTTTAAAAATTGCTGGGTCTGACATAAAAGTAATTGAGACTCTTGGCCAGAAGGTTGAAAAGCTTTTAAAAGAAGTCCCAGGGACTGGTTCTATTTATGCAGAGCGCTTACAAGGCGGGCGTTATATTGATGTTTCAATCAATCGCGCTCTCGCGGCACGATATGGACTTAATATATCGGATATCCAAGACGTCATTAATACTGCCATTGGGGGAGAGACGATTAGTGAAACGATTGAAGGAATTGAGCGTTATCCTATTACTATACGCTTTCCCTTAGATTGGCGGGACTCTGTGCCAAAGCTTAAAGATTTTCCTATTCTCACGCCCACGAAAGCTTTTGTACCTTTAGGATCAATTGCCGATATTCGTTTTATAGAAGGGCCTGCGATGTTGCGTCTTGAGAATGCCCGCCCTAGTGGGTGGGTGTTTATTGATGTGCGTGATCGTGATTTAAGCTCTTATGTTAAAGAGGCCCAAGACCTTGTAAAAGAGAGACTTTCACTTCCTGCTGGATACTCCTTAACGTGGGCAGGGCAATATGAATCCATTCAAAGGGCTCAGCAAAGTATCCTTATGATTGTGCCTTTAACGCTTATAAGCATTCTTTTCCTGCTATATGCAATTTTCCGCA
Above is a genomic segment from Candidatus Paracaedimonas acanthamoebae containing:
- a CDS encoding efflux RND transporter permease subunit, with protein sequence MISKIIDWSLKFRHLILLGASIILLWGAYVFKKTPVDAIPDLSDIQVIIKTDYPGRAPKVVEEQVTYPLTTSMMAVPGAKEVRGYSSFGSSFVYILFEAGTDLYWARSRVLEYLNQATSKLPSNVRPELGPDATGVGWIYEYALIDRTGNRDLAQLRSLQDWFLKYELRTVPGVAEVATLGGMVKQYQIILDPYILRALHLSVGEVIERVKKANSSGGGSILELAEAEYMLQAEGYLKSLQDIEQIPIGVNKNGTPILLKEVAKIQLGPQLRRGLAELNGQGEVVGGIIVMRSGKNALETIEGVKHKLESLKKSLPNGVEIVPTYDRSKVIKNAIKNLFVKLIEESMVVALVCLIFLFHLRSAFAVILTLPLGILSAFLVMYYQGINANIMSLGGIAIAIGAMVDVAIVMVENVHKHMESWQQQHPGKEVSLPQHITLVKEAAVEVGSPLFFSLLIITISFLPVFTLQGQEGLLFSPLALTKTYAMAAAAGLSITLVPALIVYLIRGKLPSEDKNPLNRVLMRLYLRAIKPVLRFPKTTLLTSCILLGLTAYPIARLGTEFMPPLQEGDLLYMPSAFPSLSVGKATQILQQTDKLIAQIPEVETVFGKMGRAETATDPAPLEMVETTIQLKDPSQWRKGMTMDKIIAELDQAVKIPGLVNLWVQPIRNRIDMLSTGIKGSLGLKIAGSDIKVIETLGQKVEKLLKEVPGTGSIYAERLQGGRYIDVSINRALAARYGLNISDIQDVINTAIGGETISETIEGIERYPITIRFPLDWRDSVPKLKDFPILTPTKAFVPLGSIADIRFIEGPAMLRLENARPSGWVFIDVRDRDLSSYVKEAQDLVKERLSLPAGYSLTWAGQYESIQRAQQSILMIVPLTLISILFLLYAIFRRWAEPLLIMGTLPFALIGGLWLVYILGYHLSVAVNVGFIALAGVAAEFGVVLLIYLKMSIKKFEEEGKLITLQGLQDAIIEGAVMRVRPKSMTVAIILVGLSPIMFGSGTGSDVMKRIAAPMLGGMITAPILSMFVVPAFYLLWQKWRRKLN